The Salinibaculum sp. SYNS191 genome has a window encoding:
- the tbsP gene encoding transcriptional regulator TbsP: MLRETVREDSVVDVLSAGLVGADEDHIVVNPSQATIAALVEVLQTAESPPQVRLFAAEPSLKELMNDFLVASAVADLMDGGTMAVRTLDTVPNNALLVSRESVVSLVEAGDRAAGLTTTADEFVAATYDHYDERWEGAEPFSLRTPPRSEVMATLEADIGPEVASDFSAILDSLDSARGDGQGLDEVTISLLVAARNGELLYDISKWGEDVGLASKATFSRTKTRLEDNGLIDTEKVPIDVGRPRLRLMPGDERLAEADIEDVASVAIEMLA; encoded by the coding sequence ATGCTTCGTGAAACTGTTCGCGAGGACTCGGTGGTCGACGTGCTCTCGGCCGGGCTGGTGGGGGCCGACGAGGATCACATCGTCGTCAACCCGTCGCAGGCGACGATTGCTGCGCTGGTCGAGGTGCTCCAGACCGCGGAGTCACCGCCGCAGGTTCGGCTCTTCGCCGCCGAGCCGTCGCTGAAGGAGTTGATGAACGACTTTCTCGTCGCGAGCGCCGTGGCGGACCTCATGGATGGGGGGACGATGGCGGTACGGACGCTTGACACCGTGCCGAACAACGCGCTGCTCGTCTCGCGGGAGTCCGTCGTCTCGCTGGTCGAGGCCGGGGACCGCGCGGCCGGGCTGACGACGACGGCTGACGAATTCGTCGCCGCGACATACGACCACTACGACGAGCGGTGGGAGGGCGCGGAACCGTTCTCGCTGCGGACGCCGCCCCGCTCGGAGGTCATGGCGACGCTGGAGGCAGACATCGGGCCCGAAGTAGCGTCCGACTTCTCGGCCATCCTCGACTCGCTGGACTCGGCCAGAGGCGACGGCCAGGGGCTCGACGAGGTGACCATCAGCCTCCTCGTCGCCGCCCGCAACGGCGAACTGCTCTACGACATCAGCAAGTGGGGGGAGGACGTGGGGCTTGCGAGCAAGGCGACGTTCTCGCGGACGAAGACCCGCCTGGAGGACAACGGACTCATCGACACCGAGAAGGTGCCAATCGACGTCGGCCGGCCGCGACTGCGGCTGATGCCCGGCGACGAGCGACTGGCGGAAGCGGACATCGAGGACGTGGCGAGCGTCGCCATCGAGATGCTCGCATAG